One part of the Candidatus Polarisedimenticolaceae bacterium genome encodes these proteins:
- a CDS encoding type II toxin-antitoxin system RelE/ParE family toxin — protein MGWDVEYTPVFGRWWAALNEEEQISVDAVVRLLERFGPALPFPHSSRIATSRHPRMRELRIQHHGRPLRVLYAFDPRRTAILLFGGDKTGRDRWYEEAVPIADALLDEHLETLHRKGHEDG, from the coding sequence GTGGGTTGGGATGTCGAGTACACGCCGGTGTTCGGGCGTTGGTGGGCCGCGCTGAACGAGGAGGAACAGATCTCGGTGGACGCAGTCGTTCGCCTCCTGGAGCGGTTCGGCCCGGCCCTTCCGTTCCCCCACTCCTCCCGCATCGCGACGTCTCGTCACCCTCGCATGAGGGAACTGCGAATCCAGCACCACGGGCGGCCCCTCCGAGTGCTGTATGCGTTCGATCCTCGCCGAACGGCGATCCTCCTGTTCGGGGGTGACAAGACGGGCCGCGACCGCTGGTACGAGGAAGCCGTCCCCATCGCCGACGCGCTCCTCGACGAACACCTCGAGACGCTGCATCGGAAAGGACACGAGGATGGCTGA